One region of Cydia pomonella isolate Wapato2018A chromosome 25, ilCydPomo1, whole genome shotgun sequence genomic DNA includes:
- the LOC133531772 gene encoding zinc finger and BTB domain-containing protein 41-like, with translation MDSIQSLHGKCRCCLKAGEHRDVFKEYYCDGSREVYFDIFLECFNVFLSKSSDKSNLICVDCIRKLRDADSFRKMVVDAEKQLHFVKEPTDLEKKQELAFEVELEVLRETKPEPDDDDDYMDIVNKDNDPENDNATLARDEARLRARHPALRALPTRDSLYEVCPQYVMHLDVLQGKETRSKDIEPLLNPEAENKQKNDQRHVTEKVAHIHNALLILEHSNVTAFKGKSKQASRDGLPCFYCKDIFDNIEALRTHQKEHKNSDIKKSLNSLSPYCLVINVDITDLTCTLCDTSLNTLQDFKNHLESKHDKKFYTKLEDRVIPFKVPMDNNYICQICSLKSESIGAIERHMNKHFRNYNCDKCDTGFVTSHRLNTHVKTIHVEGSFQCETCKKVFSSQQKLKSHVDTVHKMIKRFKCTKCPERFTDYFRRYQHLVKIHGQAELEYKCNVCDKVYARRFMLSQHMKRDHLEERSVQCEICFSKFFARKELKMHMVKHNGAKTFECTVCKKAYSRKKTLTEHMRIHNNDRRFSCTVCGQAFVQNCSLKGHMKTHHRM, from the exons atgGACTCCATTCAATCTTTACACGGAAAGTGCCGTTGTTGTCTAAAGGCAGGAGAGCATCGCGACGTCTTTAAAGAATATTACTGTGATGGATCTCGTGAAGTATACTTCGATATATTCTTGGAATGtttcaatgttttt CTTTCAAAATCAAGTGACAAGAGTAACCTAATTTGTGTGGATTGTATTCGGAAATTGCGTGATGCTGATAGTTTCCGTAAAATGGTAGTTGATGCGGAGAAGCAATTGCACTTTG TGAAAGAACCAACAGACCTTGAGAAAAAGCAAGAGTTGGCTTTTGAGGTGGAGCTTGAGGTACTGCGAGAAACAAAGCCAGAgccagatgatgatgatgactacaTGGATATAGTAAACAAGGACAATG ATCCTGAGAATGACAACGCTACGCTCGCACGCGACGAGGCTCGCCTCCGGGCGCGCCACCCGGCCCTGCGCGCGCTGCCCACCCGGGACAGCCTGTACGAAGTGTGCCCTCAATACGTCATGCATCTCGATGTGTTACAGG GAAAGGAAACTCGCTCAAAAGACATAGAACCCCTATTAAACCCAGAGGCTGAAAACAAGCAGAAAAACGACCAACGCCATGTCACCGAGAAAGTCGCTCACATCCACAACGCTTTACTAATTTTGGAGCACTCCAATGTTACTGCTTTCAAG GGGaaaagcaagcaagcaagcagAGATGGACTACCCTGTTTTTACTGCAAGGACATCTTCGACAATATCGAAGCGTTGCGAACACACCAAAAAGAACATAAGAATAGTGATATCAAGAAATCCTTGAATTCCCTCAGCCCATACTGTCTTGTTATAAATGTAGACATAACAGACTTAACTTGCACCCTATGTGACACTAGCTTAAATACTTTACAAGACTTTAAAAATCATCTAGAATCAAAACATGACAAAAAGTTTTACACTAAGCTAGAAGACAGAGTAATACCATTCAAAGTACCTATGGATAATAATTACATATGTCAAATATGTAGTCTAAAGTCTGAGAGTATTGGAGCAATAGAAAGACATATGAATAAACATTTTAGAAATTATAATTGTGATAAGTGTGACACGGGATTTGTAACCAGCCATAGATTAAATACGCACGTGAAAACTATCCATGTTGAAGGTAGTTTTCAGTGTGAGACTTGTAAGAAAGTATTTTCATCACAACAGAAGCTTAAAAGTCATGTCGATACAGTGCATAAAATGATAAAGCGCTTTAAATGTACAAAATGTCCGGAGCGGTTCACAGATTATTTTAGACGATATCAACATTTAGTTAAAATACATGGTCAAGCCGAATTAGAATATAAATGTAATGTTTGCGACAAAGTATATGCAAGAAGATTCATGCTATCTCAACATATGAAACGAGATCATTTGGAAGAGCGTTCTGTTCAATGTGAAATATGTTTTAGTAAATTCTTTGCTCGGAAAGAATTAAAGATGCATATGGTTAAGCATAATGGGGCTAAGACTTTTGAATGTACGGTGTGTAAAAAAGCATATTCGAGGAAGAAAACGTTGACAGAGCATATGCGGATACATAATAATGATAGGAGGTTTTCTTGTACGGTTTGTGGTCAGGCTTTTGTTCAGAATTGCAGTTTGAAGGGGCATATGAAGACACATCATCGTATGTAA
- the LOC133531587 gene encoding zinc finger protein 175-like, protein METAIPNSYGECRCCLSKGHHKDIMKEYYTNGVREIYYNMFMECFNLYMSTTGSISSLICSSCVHRLRDASSFRAMVVSTERQLVLAASQETVFVNVGEHTDTEVDIKLETHVKEEASDHDRDYDSDVPLINHSQHQPELPELASDEAKLIARFPRGSLRALPTRDSLYTSLTAYVRHLDQLRGKLILPRMLTKLLDQPEFRKTKVRKTYITEKYAHIINASTILECSNVTPFKSKSRSGFPCFYCRNIFDNLDQLKDHQSNEHKKSEAKKILSTYGAESLVVYVDVTDLKCSICQASIPNLNELKSHLTKTHGKKLHLEFTDRIIPFKLSENNVYECQLCGFSFETFGSIERHMNTHFRNYVCKDCGTGFVTKYRLKVHIKSMHVGGSFPCEICKKVYTTQQKYKNHVDTVHKLVKRFKCPKCPERFSEYFRRQKHLVQIHNVAPLQYKCNVCDKSFDRRYTLSRHMKRDHLEERDYQCQLCSYKCFTNNELTVHMIKHNGERIFECAVCKKSYARKKTLKEHMRIHNNDRRFACAVCGQAFVQKCSLKGHIKTHHVEYSLQSLE, encoded by the exons atgGAGACTGCTATACCTAACTCGTACGGGGAATGTCGATGTTGCTTGTCCAAAGGCCACCACAAGGACATAATGAAGGAATACTATACTAACGGTGTTCGAGagatttattacaatatgtTCATGGAATGCTTTAATTTATAC ATGTCAACCACAGGCTCCATCAGCTCACTTATATGCTCGTCCTGCGTGCACCGTCTCCGAGATGCAAGCAGCTTCCGAGCCATGGTGGTCAGTACAGAGAGGCAGCTGGTGCTTGCTGCCAGTCAGGAGACTGTCTTTGTTAACg TGGGTGAACATACTGATACCGAAGTGGATATAAAGCTCGAAACACACGTTAAAGAAGAAGCCAGTGACCACGATCGAGACTACGATTCAGATGTACCACTTATCAACCATTCGCAACATCAGCCTG AGTTACCCGAGCTGGCGTCCGACGAAGCCAAGTTGATCGCCCGGTTCCCTCGTGGCTCGCTCCGGGCGTTACCTACGAGGGACTCCCTCTACACCTCGCTCACTGCTTATGTTCGACATCTAGATCAGCTGCGGG GAAAGTTGATACTCCCAAGAATGCTCACGAAACTCCTCGACCAACCGGAATTCAGAAAGACGAAAGTTCGAAAAACCTATATCACCGAGAAATATGCTCATATCATCAATGCGTCAACGATTCTTGAGTGTTCCAATGTAACCCCTTTTAAAAGCAAAAGCCGATCTGGATTCCCTTGCTTTTACTGTAGAAATATATTTGATAATTTAGACCAATTAAAAGACCATCAAAGTAATGAACATAAAAAGAGTGAAGCAAAGAAAATCTTAAGCACGTATGGAGCAGAAAGCTTAGTTGTATATGTGGATGTGACAGATTTAAAATGTTCAATTTGCCAAGCGAGCATACCTAATTTAAACGAGTTAAAATCACATCTAACTAAAACTCACGGGAAGAAACTGCACTTAGAATTTACTGATAGAAttatacctttcaaattatCTGAAAATAATGTTTACGAGTGCCAACTTTGTGGGTTCAGTTTTGAGACTTTCGGGTCGATAGAAAGACATATGAACACGCATTTTAGAAACTACGTTTGCAAAGATTGTGGCACAGGTTTTGTAACTAAATATAGATTGAAAGTACATATAAAAAGCATGCATGTCGGTGGCAGTTTTCCTTGTGAGATTTGCAAGAAAGTTTATACAACGCAGCAGAAATATAAGAATCATGTTGATACTGTACATAAGTTGGTCAAAAGATTTAAATGTCCTAAGTGTCCTGAGAGATTTTCGGAATATTTCCGACGGCAGAAACATTTAGTACAAATACATAATGTCGCCCCACTACAATACAAGTGTAATGTTTGTGATAAAAGTTTTGATAGACGCTACACTTTATCCAGACATATGAAAAGAGATCATTTAGAAGAGAGAGACTACCAATGCCAATTATGCTCGTATAAATGCTTCACAAACAATGAACTGACCGTCCATATGATAAAACACAATGGTGAGAGAATCTTCGAATGTGCTGTTTGTAAAAAATCTTACGCTAGGAAGAAAACACTCAAAGAACATATGCGTATACATAATAATGACCGCAGATTCGCTTGTGCGGTGTGTGGACAGGCCTTTGTACAGAAATGCAGCCTTAAGGGGCATATAAAGACTCATCACGTTGAATATAGTTTGCAATCATTAGAGTAG